From Paenibacillus polymyxa, the proteins below share one genomic window:
- the rnr gene encoding ribonuclease R, which produces MITEQQLLDFMRETAYKPMTYQELEQHFDVKDAEEFREFLKLLNALEEDGKILLTRTNRYGVPERMDLQRGRLQAHAKGFAFLIPEDREHPDVYIHANDLKSAMNGDTVLVRVTSKGPAGGRLEGEVVRIVKRAVLQVVGVFQSHEAYGFVLPDDKRINRDIFIPKDSFNGAVNGQKVVVRIVSYPEGRAAAEGEVLEVLGHKDDPGVDILSVIRKHQLPEAFPDEVMAEADQAPDAITEEEIIRQGRRDLRDKVIVTIDGEDAKDLDDAVNVERLPNGNYRLGVHIADVGYYVRENSKLDQEAYNRGCSVYLVDRVIPMLPHRLSNGICSLNPQVDRLTLSCEMEFNEHMKVVKHDIFTSVIKTKERMTYTNVRKILEEEDAELMERYKDLVDVFRTMKDLALKLRANRMRRGAVDFDFDEAKVIVDDEGKAVDIVKRDRTIAEQIIEEFMLAANETVAEHFHWLKVPFLYRIHEDPDPEKLQNFMAFAANFGHQIKGRGNSIHPRALQTLLEDIQGTKEQTVLSTMMLRSMKQAKYDAESTGHFGLAAEYYSHFTSPIRRYPDLVIHRVIREVLENGGALTDERQEYLTARMPDIAQQSSERERVAVDAERDTEQMKKAEYMLDKVGEEFEGIISSVTSFGMFIELDNTVEGLTRLSALTDDYYHFDEQHMALIGERTSKVFRIGDEVKVRVARVNMEDYTIDFELVDMKQRQRRERTGGSGQGGDFARGEGRGKGRGREGRDRKGGKDKAGRERKGGREAAGKPKEGGNGGISTAGRSGRVGGNGVGTGSTGSFGFGSGKGGYNSPASGASKRRKKTSTSGIFIGDAATPGSDARSGGEGAARRKRKKKGGNGGNSTAGFVRKKKK; this is translated from the coding sequence ATGATAACAGAGCAACAACTACTTGATTTCATGCGCGAGACCGCATACAAGCCTATGACATACCAGGAGCTGGAGCAACATTTTGACGTTAAGGATGCAGAAGAGTTTCGTGAATTCCTTAAGCTCTTGAACGCATTGGAGGAAGATGGGAAAATTCTGCTGACCCGCACAAACCGTTATGGTGTTCCAGAACGGATGGATTTGCAGCGCGGGCGTTTGCAGGCCCATGCCAAGGGCTTTGCTTTTTTGATTCCAGAGGACCGGGAGCACCCGGATGTATACATTCATGCTAACGACTTAAAGAGCGCAATGAATGGAGATACGGTACTGGTAAGAGTGACGTCAAAGGGACCTGCGGGTGGCCGATTAGAAGGCGAAGTTGTGCGAATCGTGAAGCGCGCAGTGCTTCAGGTAGTCGGTGTGTTTCAGAGTCACGAAGCATACGGTTTTGTTTTGCCGGATGATAAACGTATTAACCGGGACATTTTCATTCCTAAGGACAGCTTCAACGGAGCTGTGAACGGGCAAAAGGTCGTCGTGCGTATTGTGAGCTATCCAGAAGGACGTGCAGCGGCGGAAGGCGAAGTGCTGGAAGTGCTGGGTCATAAGGATGATCCGGGCGTCGACATATTGTCCGTTATTCGCAAGCATCAGCTTCCAGAGGCTTTTCCAGATGAAGTGATGGCGGAAGCGGATCAGGCTCCTGATGCGATTACGGAAGAAGAAATTATACGTCAAGGACGGCGTGATTTGCGCGATAAGGTCATTGTTACCATCGACGGTGAGGATGCCAAAGACCTCGATGATGCGGTTAATGTAGAGCGCTTGCCGAATGGAAACTACCGTCTGGGCGTTCATATTGCTGACGTAGGGTATTATGTGCGTGAGAACTCCAAACTGGATCAGGAGGCATATAACCGCGGTTGTAGTGTGTATTTGGTTGACCGCGTCATTCCGATGCTTCCACATCGACTTTCAAACGGAATATGTTCATTGAATCCTCAGGTGGATCGACTGACTTTATCCTGTGAGATGGAATTCAATGAGCATATGAAGGTCGTAAAGCATGATATTTTCACCAGCGTGATTAAAACAAAGGAACGGATGACCTACACGAACGTTCGCAAAATCCTCGAAGAGGAAGATGCAGAACTGATGGAACGCTACAAGGACCTGGTTGATGTATTCCGTACGATGAAGGATTTGGCGTTGAAGCTGCGTGCAAATCGGATGCGCCGGGGTGCGGTTGATTTTGATTTTGATGAGGCCAAAGTGATTGTAGATGACGAAGGCAAAGCTGTCGATATTGTGAAAAGGGATCGTACGATAGCCGAACAAATTATCGAAGAGTTTATGCTGGCGGCCAATGAAACGGTAGCCGAACATTTTCACTGGCTTAAGGTACCGTTCTTGTACCGAATTCATGAGGACCCCGATCCAGAGAAGCTGCAAAATTTTATGGCTTTCGCAGCTAATTTTGGTCATCAGATCAAAGGTAGAGGGAATTCTATTCATCCGCGTGCACTGCAAACATTGTTGGAAGACATTCAGGGCACGAAGGAGCAAACGGTGCTTAGCACGATGATGCTGCGTTCGATGAAGCAGGCCAAGTATGATGCGGAGTCAACAGGACATTTTGGACTGGCCGCGGAGTATTACTCTCATTTTACATCACCGATTCGTCGTTACCCTGACTTGGTAATTCACCGTGTTATTCGTGAGGTGTTGGAGAATGGCGGGGCTTTGACAGATGAGCGTCAGGAATACTTGACTGCACGCATGCCAGACATTGCTCAGCAATCCTCCGAGCGTGAACGTGTGGCTGTGGATGCAGAGCGCGACACAGAGCAAATGAAAAAGGCTGAATACATGCTGGACAAGGTTGGCGAGGAGTTTGAGGGGATCATCAGCAGTGTAACCAGCTTTGGGATGTTCATTGAGCTAGACAACACTGTCGAGGGTCTGACGCGTCTGAGTGCACTTACGGACGACTATTATCATTTTGACGAGCAGCATATGGCGTTAATCGGAGAACGCACCTCTAAGGTGTTCCGCATTGGGGATGAGGTTAAGGTTCGCGTCGCACGTGTGAATATGGAAGATTACACAATTGACTTTGAACTCGTCGATATGAAGCAACGGCAACGCCGTGAACGGACGGGTGGATCGGGCCAGGGCGGAGATTTTGCACGTGGCGAGGGCCGTGGTAAAGGCAGGGGCCGAGAAGGACGTGACCGCAAGGGCGGCAAGGACAAAGCTGGTAGAGAGCGTAAAGGCGGTCGTGAGGCGGCTGGAAAGCCTAAAGAGGGCGGCAACGGAGGCATCAGCACCGCAGGGCGTTCAGGGCGTGTTGGTGGAAACGGTGTCGGAACAGGCTCGACAGGCAGCTTCGGTTTTGGCAGTGGCAAGGGCGGATACAATTCGCCAGCATCCGGGGCAAGCAAGCGGCGGAAGAAGACGTCTACCAGCGGGATATTCATTGGTGATGCAGCTACCCCAGGTAGTGATGCAAGATCAGGCGGTGAAGGTGCAGCACGTCGCAAGCGGAAAAAAAAGGGCGGTAACGGCGGGAATAGCACCGCTGGGTTTGTACGGAAAAAGAAAAAGTAG
- the secG gene encoding preprotein translocase subunit SecG, giving the protein MEIFLKVLLVVFSIAVIAVVLLQKGKSAGLSGAISGGAEHLFGKTKARGMDLILQRVTAVLGACFMIVSVLVAFFAK; this is encoded by the coding sequence ATGGAAATCTTTTTGAAAGTGCTGCTCGTTGTGTTCTCGATTGCTGTTATAGCGGTTGTTTTACTGCAAAAGGGGAAAAGCGCAGGTTTGTCCGGTGCCATCTCTGGCGGTGCTGAGCATCTGTTCGGCAAGACCAAAGCTCGCGGTATGGATTTGATTTTACAACGCGTAACTGCTGTTTTGGGTGCATGTTTTATGATCGTTTCCGTTTTGGTTGCATTTTTCGCAAAATAA
- the eno gene encoding phosphopyruvate hydratase produces the protein MTIISDVYAREVLDSRGNPTVEVEVYLESGAIGRAIVPSGASTGAHEAVELRDNDKSRYLGKGVLQAVKNVNEIIAPEVIGLDAVNQVEIDTLMIKLDGTPNKGKLGANAILAVSMAVARAAAEALGLPLYTYLGGFNAKQLPVPMMNIVNGGAHADNNVDVQEFMVLPVGAPTFKEALRVGAEIFHNLKSVLNSKGLNTAVGDEGGFAPNFKSNEEALSTIIEAIEKAGYKPGVDVFLGMDVASTEFFKDGKYTLEGEGKSFTSAEFVDLLASWVDKYPIITIEDGCSEDDWEGWKLLTEKLGNKIQLVGDDLFVTNTERLAKGIDENIGNSILIKVNQIGTLTETFDAIELAKRAGYTAVISHRSGESEDSTIADIAVATNAGQIKTGAPSRTDRIAKYNQLLRIEDQLGELAQYHGLKSFYNLKK, from the coding sequence ATGACTATTATTTCTGATGTGTACGCTCGCGAAGTCCTCGACTCCCGTGGTAACCCTACGGTTGAAGTTGAAGTATATCTGGAATCCGGTGCGATTGGTCGCGCTATCGTTCCTTCTGGTGCATCCACAGGCGCTCACGAAGCTGTAGAGCTTCGCGATAACGACAAATCCCGTTACCTGGGTAAAGGTGTTCTGCAAGCAGTTAAAAACGTGAACGAAATTATTGCTCCTGAAGTAATCGGCTTGGATGCTGTGAACCAAGTAGAAATCGATACACTGATGATCAAATTGGATGGTACTCCAAACAAAGGTAAACTGGGTGCAAATGCAATTCTGGCTGTATCCATGGCTGTCGCTCGCGCTGCTGCTGAAGCTCTGGGCTTACCACTGTACACTTACCTGGGTGGATTCAACGCTAAACAATTGCCAGTACCAATGATGAACATCGTTAACGGTGGTGCTCATGCCGACAACAACGTTGACGTACAAGAATTCATGGTTCTGCCTGTAGGCGCTCCTACATTTAAAGAAGCTCTGCGTGTTGGCGCAGAAATCTTCCACAACCTGAAATCTGTACTGAATTCCAAAGGCTTGAACACAGCTGTTGGTGATGAAGGTGGTTTTGCTCCTAACTTCAAATCCAACGAAGAAGCTCTGTCCACTATTATCGAAGCAATCGAAAAAGCTGGTTACAAACCAGGTGTTGACGTATTCCTCGGTATGGACGTTGCCTCCACTGAGTTCTTCAAAGATGGCAAATACACTTTGGAAGGCGAAGGCAAATCCTTCACTTCTGCTGAGTTCGTTGACCTGCTTGCTTCTTGGGTTGATAAATACCCAATCATCACTATTGAAGATGGTTGCTCCGAAGATGACTGGGAAGGTTGGAAATTGCTCACTGAAAAACTGGGCAACAAAATCCAATTGGTTGGTGACGACCTGTTCGTAACTAACACTGAGCGTCTGGCTAAAGGTATCGATGAAAACATCGGTAACTCTATCCTGATCAAAGTAAACCAAATCGGTACGCTGACTGAAACATTCGATGCTATCGAATTGGCTAAACGCGCAGGATACACAGCTGTAATCTCTCACCGTTCCGGTGAATCCGAAGACAGCACAATCGCTGATATCGCTGTTGCAACAAATGCAGGCCAAATCAAAACTGGTGCTCCTTCCCGTACTGACCGTATTGCGAAGTACAACCAATTGCTCCGCATTGAGGATCAACTGGGCGAACTGGCTCAATACCACGGCCTGAAATCTTTCTACAACCTGAAAAAATAA
- the gpmI gene encoding 2,3-bisphosphoglycerate-independent phosphoglycerate mutase, which yields MTAPKPVALIIMDGFGLRDTVEGNAVAQANKPNYDRYLKQYPHTTLTASGEAVGLPEGQMGNSEVGHLNIGAGRIVYQDLTRISKSIREGEFFDNETLVKAVQHAKKNNTKLHLYGLLSDGGVHSHISHLFAMLDLAKKEGLTEVYIHAFMDGRDVMPDSGVGFMQQLVAKIQEVGIGQIATVQGRYYAMDRDKRWERVEKSYRAIVYGEGPQYTDPLEALKESYEKSVFDEFVEPTVIVKADGSPVGLVESNDSVVFLNFRPDRAIQLSQVFTNEDFRGFDRGPQWPKNLHFVCLTLFSETVGGFVAYEPKNLDNTFGEVLVQNNKKQLRIAETEKYPHVTFFFSGGRDVELPGETRILINSPKVATYDLQPEMSAYEVADAAVKEIEADKHDAIILNFANPDMVGHSGMLEPTIKAVETTDECVGRVVDAVKAKGGVVIIIADHGNADMEIDEQGRPFTAHTTNPVPFILTDENIVLREHGILADVAPTLLDLMQLPQPAEMTGKSMIASRK from the coding sequence ATGACAGCACCAAAACCGGTAGCTTTAATTATTATGGACGGATTCGGACTGCGTGACACTGTGGAAGGCAATGCGGTTGCACAGGCCAATAAACCGAATTACGACCGGTATTTAAAACAGTATCCACATACTACTTTGACGGCTTCTGGTGAAGCGGTGGGTCTGCCGGAAGGACAAATGGGTAACTCCGAAGTAGGTCACTTGAACATCGGCGCAGGCCGAATCGTATATCAAGATTTGACTCGTATTTCGAAGTCCATCCGTGAAGGCGAGTTCTTCGACAATGAAACATTGGTTAAAGCCGTGCAGCATGCGAAGAAGAACAACACTAAACTTCACTTGTACGGACTTCTGTCCGACGGTGGTGTGCATAGCCATATCAGCCATCTGTTCGCTATGCTGGATCTGGCTAAAAAAGAAGGATTAACCGAAGTGTACATTCATGCTTTCATGGATGGACGTGACGTTATGCCTGATAGCGGCGTAGGCTTTATGCAACAATTGGTCGCTAAAATTCAGGAAGTGGGCATTGGCCAAATTGCAACCGTACAAGGACGCTATTATGCAATGGACCGCGACAAACGTTGGGAACGTGTTGAGAAATCTTACCGTGCAATCGTATACGGTGAAGGTCCTCAATATACCGACCCACTCGAAGCATTAAAGGAATCGTATGAAAAATCAGTGTTCGATGAATTCGTGGAGCCAACTGTTATTGTGAAGGCTGATGGAAGCCCTGTAGGGCTGGTTGAAAGCAATGACTCTGTCGTATTCCTGAATTTCCGTCCTGACCGTGCGATTCAATTGTCTCAAGTATTTACCAATGAAGATTTCCGTGGTTTTGACCGTGGGCCACAATGGCCTAAAAATCTGCACTTTGTTTGCCTGACCTTGTTCAGTGAAACGGTTGGAGGCTTTGTTGCCTATGAACCGAAAAACCTGGACAACACGTTTGGCGAAGTGCTGGTACAAAACAACAAAAAGCAATTGCGTATTGCTGAGACAGAAAAGTATCCGCACGTTACTTTCTTTTTCAGTGGCGGACGCGATGTGGAGCTTCCTGGCGAAACTCGTATTTTGATCAACTCGCCTAAAGTGGCTACATATGATCTGCAGCCTGAAATGAGTGCGTATGAAGTAGCGGATGCTGCTGTTAAGGAAATCGAAGCCGACAAGCATGATGCGATTATCCTGAACTTTGCCAATCCGGATATGGTTGGACACTCCGGTATGCTGGAACCAACAATTAAGGCAGTAGAGACGACGGATGAATGTGTTGGACGTGTTGTAGATGCAGTTAAAGCCAAAGGTGGCGTGGTAATTATCATCGCTGACCATGGTAACGCGGATATGGAAATTGATGAGCAGGGACGTCCGTTCACAGCTCACACAACGAATCCGGTTCCGTTCATTTTGACTGACGAAAATATCGTTCTACGTGAGCATGGAATTCTGGCTGACGTAGCTCCAACGCTTCTGGATTTGATGCAACTTCCGCAACCTGCGGAAATGACAGGAAAATCTATGATTGCATCCCGCAAGTAA
- the tpiA gene encoding triose-phosphate isomerase — translation MRTPIIAGNWKMFKTVPEAKTFIEEIKGKAEVAGVESVICAPFTNLPALVEAVKGTSIKIGAQNLHFAEDGAFTGEISGGMLKDLGVDYVVIGHSERREYFNETDETVNKKVHAAFRHGLTPIVCVGEKLEDREAGQTKEVVKVQTVAAFAGLAKDQAAQVVVAYEPIWAIGTGKSSTSQDANEVISYIRSLIKELYDENTANAVRIQYGGSVKPENVTEYLGQSDIDGALVGGASLQPASYIALVEGAK, via the coding sequence TTGAGAACACCGATTATCGCGGGTAACTGGAAGATGTTCAAAACCGTACCAGAAGCTAAAACCTTCATCGAAGAGATCAAAGGTAAAGCAGAGGTTGCAGGAGTGGAGAGCGTTATCTGTGCTCCTTTCACAAATCTTCCTGCTCTGGTTGAAGCAGTAAAAGGTACATCTATTAAAATCGGCGCACAAAACCTGCACTTTGCAGAAGATGGTGCATTTACAGGTGAAATCAGCGGCGGAATGCTGAAAGATCTGGGCGTAGACTACGTTGTGATCGGACACTCCGAGCGTCGTGAGTATTTCAACGAAACAGACGAAACGGTGAACAAAAAGGTTCATGCAGCATTCCGTCATGGCCTGACACCAATCGTATGCGTAGGCGAAAAGCTGGAAGACCGTGAAGCAGGTCAAACCAAAGAAGTTGTAAAAGTGCAAACTGTAGCAGCTTTTGCTGGTCTGGCTAAAGATCAAGCGGCACAAGTTGTAGTTGCTTATGAGCCAATCTGGGCCATCGGAACAGGCAAATCCTCCACTTCGCAGGATGCGAATGAAGTGATTTCCTACATCCGTAGTCTGATTAAAGAGCTGTATGATGAAAATACAGCAAATGCTGTACGTATTCAGTACGGTGGTAGTGTAAAACCTGAAAATGTTACTGAGTACCTGGGTCAAAGCGATATCGACGGCGCGCTCGTGGGCGGTGCCAGTCTTCAACCGGCGTCGTACATCGCGCTTGTTGAGGGGGCGAAGTAA
- a CDS encoding phosphoglycerate kinase, whose product MNKKSVRDIELNGKRVFVRVDFNVPVEDGKITDDKRIRETLPTINYLIEKGAKVILASHFGRPKGQVVESMRLTAAGVRLSELLNKPVVKVDEAVGEAVKAKVAELKNGDVLLLENVRFYPGEEKNDPELAKQFAELADIFVNDAFGAAHRAHASTEGIAHLLPAVSGLLMERELSVIGKALSNPDRPFTAIIGGSKVKDKIDVIDNLLNIADNVIIGGGLTYTFFKAQGHEVGQSLLDESKLDVALGFIEKAKKLGKNFYLPVDIVISDDFSATANTNIVDIDGIPADWEGVDIGPKTRKIYADVIKNSKLVVWNGPMGVFEIEPFAGGTREVAEACATTEAYTIIGGGDSAAAAEKFHLADKMDHISTGGGASLEFMEGKALPGVVALNDK is encoded by the coding sequence ATGAACAAAAAGAGCGTACGTGATATAGAACTGAATGGAAAACGGGTGTTTGTTCGTGTAGATTTTAACGTTCCGGTTGAGGATGGTAAAATTACCGATGACAAGCGTATTCGCGAAACCTTGCCAACCATTAACTACCTGATTGAAAAAGGTGCAAAAGTTATTTTGGCGAGTCACTTTGGACGTCCAAAGGGTCAAGTTGTTGAATCCATGCGTCTGACTGCTGCTGGTGTGCGTTTGTCAGAACTGCTTAATAAGCCTGTTGTTAAGGTGGACGAAGCAGTTGGCGAGGCTGTTAAAGCGAAAGTGGCTGAACTGAAAAACGGCGATGTGCTATTGCTTGAAAATGTACGCTTCTACCCAGGAGAAGAGAAAAATGATCCTGAACTGGCGAAGCAATTTGCTGAGCTGGCTGACATTTTCGTGAATGATGCTTTTGGTGCAGCACACCGTGCTCATGCTTCTACAGAAGGTATCGCGCATCTTCTTCCGGCTGTTTCCGGCTTGCTGATGGAAAGAGAGTTGTCTGTTATTGGTAAAGCCCTGTCGAATCCAGATCGTCCTTTTACAGCCATTATTGGTGGTTCCAAAGTAAAAGACAAAATCGACGTAATCGACAACCTGCTGAACATTGCAGATAACGTAATTATTGGCGGCGGTTTGACTTATACATTCTTCAAAGCTCAAGGTCATGAAGTGGGTCAATCTTTGCTGGATGAATCCAAACTGGACGTTGCTCTTGGATTTATTGAAAAAGCGAAGAAGCTTGGCAAAAACTTCTACCTTCCTGTGGATATCGTTATTTCTGACGATTTCAGCGCTACAGCGAACACGAACATTGTGGACATCGACGGCATTCCTGCAGATTGGGAAGGCGTGGATATCGGACCGAAAACTCGCAAAATCTATGCAGATGTTATCAAAAACTCCAAATTGGTTGTTTGGAATGGACCAATGGGTGTATTTGAAATCGAGCCTTTCGCTGGCGGTACTCGTGAAGTAGCGGAAGCTTGTGCTACAACAGAAGCATACACCATCATTGGTGGCGGTGATTCTGCGGCTGCGGCTGAAAAATTCCACTTGGCTGACAAAATGGATCACATCTCCACTGGCGGCGGCGCATCCCTGGAATTCATGGAAGGCAAAGCACTTCCGGGTGTTGTTGCACTTAACGATAAATAA
- the gap gene encoding type I glyceraldehyde-3-phosphate dehydrogenase yields the protein MTVKVGINGFGRIGRLAFRRIQDVEGIEVVAINDLTDSKMLAHLLKYDTTQGTFQGEVEVHDGFFKVNGKEVKVLANRNPEELPWGDLGVDIVLECTGFFTTKEAAEKHLKGGAKKVVISAPATGDMKTVVYNVNHEILDGSETVISGASCTTNCLAPMAKTLQDKFGIVEGLMTTIHAYTGDQNTLDAPHAKGDFRRARAAAENIIPNTTGAAKAIGLVIPELKGKLDGAAQRVPVPTGSLTELVTVLEKNVTAEEINAAMKEASDPETYGYTEDQIVSSDIKGLTFGSLFDATQTKVLTVGDKQLVKTVAWYDNEMSYTAQLIRTLEYFAKLAK from the coding sequence ATGACAGTTAAAGTTGGTATTAACGGTTTCGGACGTATTGGACGCCTTGCTTTCCGCCGTATTCAAGACGTAGAAGGTATTGAAGTAGTAGCAATTAACGACTTGACAGATTCCAAAATGCTGGCACATCTGTTGAAATATGATACAACACAAGGTACTTTCCAAGGGGAAGTAGAAGTACATGACGGTTTCTTCAAAGTAAATGGTAAAGAAGTTAAAGTTTTGGCTAACCGTAACCCTGAAGAATTGCCTTGGGGAGACCTGGGTGTAGACATCGTTCTGGAATGCACAGGTTTCTTCACAACTAAAGAAGCTGCTGAGAAACATTTGAAAGGCGGCGCTAAAAAAGTTGTTATCTCCGCTCCAGCTACTGGCGACATGAAAACTGTCGTTTACAACGTAAACCATGAAATTCTGGACGGATCTGAAACTGTAATTTCCGGTGCTTCTTGCACAACTAACTGCCTGGCTCCTATGGCTAAAACATTGCAAGACAAATTTGGTATCGTTGAAGGCCTGATGACTACAATTCACGCTTACACTGGCGACCAAAACACTTTGGATGCTCCACATGCTAAAGGTGACTTCCGTCGTGCTCGCGCAGCAGCTGAAAACATTATCCCTAACACTACTGGTGCTGCTAAAGCAATCGGTCTGGTTATCCCTGAACTGAAAGGTAAATTGGATGGTGCAGCTCAACGTGTTCCAGTACCAACAGGTTCCCTGACTGAGCTGGTAACAGTTCTGGAGAAAAACGTAACTGCTGAAGAAATCAACGCAGCGATGAAAGAAGCTTCCGATCCTGAAACTTACGGATACACTGAAGATCAAATCGTTTCTTCTGACATCAAAGGTCTGACTTTTGGTTCCCTGTTTGATGCAACTCAAACTAAAGTTCTGACTGTTGGCGACAAACAACTGGTTAAAACTGTAGCTTGGTATGACAACGAAATGTCCTACACTGCACAATTGATCCGTACGTTGGAATACTTCGCTAAATTGGCTAAATAA
- a CDS encoding sugar-binding transcriptional regulator, whose product MRKILEIQKQLLPDLMDVLKKRYTILHQIMLSEVIGRRTLAASLDMTERVLRAETDLLKAQGLIEIESVGMKVSKAGLDLLEQLEPIANNLFGLSQLEDQIRQAYGLRKVVVVPGDSDASPLAKQELGRAGAKALLSVMDDEDVVAVTGGTTIADVAEQLTLPANGPLKGGWFVPARGGLGESMEMQANTIASTMARKVGAQYRLLHVPDLLSNHAYNSLLEDTNIQDILSLIRESRIIIHGIGNAIAMAHRRKLDPETFAQISNEGAVAESFGYYFNEDGVVVHRMLTLGLRLEDIRRTETVLGVAGGKSKAAAIHAVLRFGQEDILVTDEGAAAEIVSRYLRD is encoded by the coding sequence ATGCGAAAGATATTAGAAATACAGAAGCAGCTTCTGCCCGACCTCATGGATGTTTTGAAAAAAAGGTACACGATCCTGCATCAGATTATGCTGTCCGAAGTTATTGGACGCAGAACACTGGCAGCTTCACTGGATATGACCGAGCGCGTACTGCGCGCTGAGACTGATCTCCTTAAAGCGCAAGGGCTAATTGAGATTGAGAGTGTGGGCATGAAGGTGAGCAAAGCAGGACTGGATCTGCTGGAACAGCTGGAGCCGATTGCGAACAACTTGTTCGGCCTGTCCCAATTGGAGGATCAGATTCGTCAAGCCTACGGTTTGAGGAAGGTGGTTGTCGTTCCAGGGGATTCGGATGCTTCACCGTTAGCGAAGCAGGAACTGGGCCGTGCTGGCGCAAAGGCGCTGCTGAGTGTTATGGATGACGAGGACGTGGTCGCTGTAACAGGTGGCACGACGATTGCAGATGTGGCGGAACAACTGACATTACCTGCTAACGGCCCGCTTAAGGGCGGATGGTTTGTACCGGCACGCGGGGGTTTGGGAGAGAGCATGGAAATGCAGGCAAATACAATTGCTTCCACAATGGCTCGCAAGGTCGGCGCTCAATACCGTCTGCTCCATGTACCGGATTTGCTCAGCAATCATGCTTACAACTCCTTGCTTGAGGATACGAATATTCAGGATATATTGAGCCTGATTCGAGAGAGTCGTATTATCATTCACGGGATAGGCAACGCCATAGCAATGGCCCACAGACGCAAGCTTGACCCTGAAACCTTTGCCCAGATCAGCAATGAGGGCGCGGTCGCTGAATCGTTTGGTTATTATTTTAACGAAGACGGCGTCGTTGTTCACAGAATGCTGACGCTCGGACTCCGTTTGGAGGACATCAGGCGTACGGAGACGGTGTTAGGTGTGGCTGGAGGCAAGAGCAAGGCGGCTGCTATTCATGCGGTATTGCGTTTCGGACAGGAAGACATTCTTGTCACCGACGAAGGCGCTGCTGCCGAGATTGTAAGCCGTTATTTAAGAGATTAA
- the clpP gene encoding ATP-dependent Clp endopeptidase proteolytic subunit ClpP, producing MSYVPMVVEQSNRGERAYDIYSRLLKDRIILLGSDVNDVVANSIIAQMLFLAAEDPEKDIHLYINSPGGSITAGMAIFDTMQYIKPDVSTICVGMAASMGAFLLNAGAKGKRFALPNSEIMIHQPLGGAQGQATDIEIRARRILKMRDKLNRILADRTGQPLERIEKDTDRDYFMSADDAKEYGIIDKVLTSSSPEGV from the coding sequence GTGAGCTATGTTCCTATGGTAGTAGAACAAAGTAACCGCGGCGAACGCGCCTATGACATTTATTCCAGACTGTTGAAGGATCGCATTATTTTGTTGGGCTCGGACGTCAATGACGTTGTAGCCAACTCAATTATTGCCCAAATGCTGTTTTTGGCTGCTGAAGATCCTGAAAAAGACATTCACTTGTATATTAACAGTCCTGGCGGTTCCATCACAGCTGGTATGGCCATTTTCGATACGATGCAATACATTAAACCTGACGTATCTACCATTTGTGTAGGTATGGCTGCTTCCATGGGTGCTTTCTTGCTAAATGCAGGTGCCAAAGGTAAACGTTTTGCCTTGCCAAACAGTGAAATTATGATTCACCAGCCACTAGGCGGTGCACAAGGACAGGCAACGGATATCGAAATTCGCGCCCGTCGCATTCTGAAAATGCGTGACAAGTTGAACCGCATTCTCGCAGATCGCACAGGTCAACCACTGGAACGCATCGAAAAAGACACAGACCGCGACTATTTCATGTCCGCTGATGATGCCAAGGAATACGGTATTATTGATAAAGTGTTAACTAGCTCCTCTCCAGAAGGTGTATAA